GTCGGGCAACTGCCACAAGGTCCGCATGCTGCTGTCGATGCTCGGGCTGCCGTACGAACGGGTTACTGTGGATCTGGCTGCCGGCGAACAGCATACGCCCGCATACCTTGCGCTCAACCCCTTCGGTGAGGTGCCTGTGTTGGTCGATGGCGATGTTGCGATCCGCGACAGCCAGGCCATCCTCGTGTACCTCGCCAGTCGCTACGGCGGCGAACGTTGGTGGCCACAGGATCCGGTTCATCTGGCCAGAATCGTGAGCTGGCTCTCGACGGCGGCCAACGAGATTGCCGCCGGACCCGCCATCCTGCGTGTCAATCACAAGTGGGCGCGTCCGATCGATGTGGCGCGCGCCGAGACGATCACTGACGCAACGCTACGCATCATCGACCATACGCTTGCACAAACCCGCTGGCTGGTCGATGACGAGCTGAGCATCGCCGATCTGGCGATCTATCCCTATCTTGCGCTCTCCCCGGAGGGACAGGTCGACA
The sequence above is a segment of the Gammaproteobacteria bacterium genome. Coding sequences within it:
- a CDS encoding glutathione S-transferase family protein, translated to MIRLHETALSGNCHKVRMLLSMLGLPYERVTVDLAAGEQHTPAYLALNPFGEVPVLVDGDVAIRDSQAILVYLASRYGGERWWPQDPVHLARIVSWLSTAANEIAAGPAILRVNHKWARPIDVARAETITDATLRIIDHTLAQTRWLVDDELSIADLAIYPYLALSPEGQVDIAQYANILRWFGDIRRIEGYVGMPGMWE